CGGACGGGCTGGACGTTGCCGCCGCCTGGAAAGAAGATCGGAGCGCCCTCACGTTGGCCCTTGTAAACACAACCGACAGAAAGAAGACAATCCAATGGGAGGCGGATGGATTAGCCTTGCCCAAGACGATATCCGGCTGGTTGATTCAGCATGACGATCCAGACGCCTATAATGACGAGAACAACCGGGATAAGGTCAAGATACAGGAAGTTTCCCTTGTTGTCACGGATGATCGGCTGAACGTGAATCCTTACAGCGTGACGATGCTCACCATTCCGGCGGGGAATTAAAACGGCAGGAAGGAGAATGCGTTTGATATCACGATCCTCGGTCCGCAAAGGCCTCTACGTCCTCCTGCTGGGCGGAGCCGGTTTTTACGGACTTATTGTGGCGGGAGTCTGGGCAATCCAGGATCGTCTCCTGTTCGGGAGGCGCAGCACGGCGCTCGTGCAGACTCCGGACGCGCTGAAATGGGCCTATGAGGACGTGTGGTCCGAAACGCCGGACGGACGGACGCACGGGTGGTGGATTCCGCACGAAAACGCGCGCGGCGCCGTGCTGTATTCGCACGGGAGCGGCAAGAACATTTCGCATTATCTGGACGATATGGCGTTGTTGCGCGATCTCGGTTTTTCCATCCTCATGTACGATTACGGCGGGTACGGCCAAAGCACGGGAAAACCCTCGGAAGCGCGGTGCCATGCGGATATCCGGGCCATGTGGAATCATCTCGTCAACGTGCGCAAGATACCCCCGGAACGGATTGTGTTGATGGGCAGTTCGATGGGCGGGGGCGTGACGGCGGATCTTGCCGCCGAGGTCGTGGCGGGCGCGGTCATTCTGGAAGCCACGTTCACTTCCATCCCCGATGTGGTGTCCAGCGCACATCCTTGGATTCCCGCGCGCCTGATTGCACGGCATCGTTTTGCCAACATCGAGAAAGTCGGACGTATTCGCAGTCCCGTGTTGATCATCCACAGCGTGGATGATGCCACCGTCCCCTTTGCCCAGGCACGCATGCTGTACGAACGCGTTGCGGCGCCCAAAACCTTTCTCGAAATCCATGGAAGCCACGGAGGCGGCAAGTTTGCCTCGCGGGAACAATACACCGCCGGTCTCGGCGCATTCCTCGACCAATACGTGAATGGAGCGACGGGCGCTATTTCTTGAGGATGCCGCCCCGGCCCTGGCTAAGGAAAATGCCCTGGAGATTCATGCGAAGTTCTTCGGGGTTGTCGGAGGCGTACATGGCCTCTTCCTCAGTGATGAGTTTCTGCTTGATAAGCCCGACGAGGCTGTTGTTGAAGGTCTGCATGCCGTCCTCGCGCCCGCCGGCAATGGCGAGTGGAATTTGCTTGATGTTGTTTTCACGGATGAGGGCGGCAATGGCCGGATTGTTGAACATGATCTCGACGGCCGGCACGCGGCCTTTGCCGTCGGCGGTGGGCAGCAGCCGCTGCGCGACCAATGCGCGCAACTGAAGCGATAGTTGAGACCGAATCTGATCGTGCTGGTTGGAGGGAAACAGGTCGAGAATGCGGTCAACGCTCATCATGGCGTTTGTCGTGTGAAGCGTGCTGAAGACGAGGTGGCCGGTTTCGGCGGCGGACATGGCGGCGGCGAACGTTTCCGGGTCGCGCATTTCGCCGATGAGAATCACGTCGGGATCCTCGCGCATGGCGGCCCGCAGCGCCACAGAAAAATCGCGCGTGTCAATGGCCATTTCACGCTGTGTGACGATACTCTTTTTGTTGCTGTGCAGATATTCGATGGGATCCTCGAGCGTGACGATGTGAAGGCGCTGCGTATCGTTGATGCGGTCAATCAACGAGGCCAGCGTGGTGGATTTGCCGCTGCCGGTGGTGCCGGTAACCAGGACAAGCCCGCGCCGCATCTCGCATATCCGGTCAAGGGCCTCGGGAAGATGAAGCGCGGCGAGATCGAGGATTTTGCTGCGGACATGCCGCATCACGATCCCCACGGAACCGCGCTGGCGAAGCACATTCACACGGAATCGTCCCAAACCCGATATGCTGAGCGCGACGTCCATGTCGCCAGTCTTCAGGAAACGATCCTTCTGATCGGCATTGAGGATTTCATCCACGAAACCGGATGTGTCCTTCGGCGTCAGCGCTTCTCCGCGCAGGAACCGAATCACGCCGTCAATGCGCACAGCCGGGGGGCTGCCGACGGTCAAATGGACGTCTGAAGCGCCATTCTTCACGGCGTATGTTAGAATGTCCTCGAAAAAACTCATGGTTCAACACCCCTCGTTCCGTCAACCAGCCGGGCCGTCCGTCTTCGTCTTGTTTCGATCGGCCGTTTCATACCATAAAAAATTATAGCACAGACGTTCGCTTTCGCATACGTTTTCCGGAAGGTTTCTTCGGGGCGTTGACAAAGGGCCAAGGATAACCACAAATGTGGCAATGCGCGTCATCGGCAGGGCGTTCATAACGGCAGTGCTGGCACGTAATGGTTTTCATTGTTTTTTTCTTTTGGTTCGACATGGGGCAAGGCCTCTATCTTCCCGTCCGCGGCGATAGGCGCACCGGCTGGGCGCCACGCCGGATTTCGGCAATGGTGCGCGTCTTCAATCGCGCGGCCCCCGGCCCTTTATAAACGCCCAAGGGCCTTGACGTGGCAAGGCGTTTTTTGGCCTTGGGAATCTCGTGGCGGTATTGCGGCAGCCACGGCGCAAGCGCGACGAGCATTTCATCGGCCATTTGCCAAATTTCCTCCGGATTGCAGACCGCCGCGCAGAGCGGATCGTGGAGCATGGCCTGTTTAAGCAGGGTTACATCGCCATGCACGGCCGCCTCGACGGCCATGCGCTGTACCTGCACGCTGGCATGGCAGGTGGCCGCACAGGCCAAAGGCAGATTCCCCACGCGCGGCATATTGATCCCGTTGCCGTCCACATACCCCGGCGCCTCCACGATGCAATCATCCGGCAGATTTGAAATGCAGCCGTTGTTGACGACATTGAAGAAACCGCGGTAGATCCGGCCCGTTTCCAGCGCCTCAATGATTCGGCTTCCGTGTTCCTCCGATCGGTTTTCCGCCGAAAAGACGCGCGCGGGTTCCTCCAACCAGCGTGGAAATTCCGTCTCGAACCAGTTCCGGTTTTCGGTGCAGTCGCGCAAATAGCCGCCAGTTTCCCCGTTTATCCAGGAACTCAGATCGATCCATCGCATGATTTCGGAGGAGCGTTTCCGGTACCACGGCACATATTCGGACACATGGCCGTTGCTTTCGGTCGTGTAGTAGCCGAACCGGCGCATCATGTCAATCCGCACTTTTTCCGTTTTCGAATAGACGGGGTGCTTCTCAAAGGCTTCGAGTAAACGGTCGGTGAGTTCCCGGCCCCTGTGTTTGACGGAGATGTACCACGTTTGGTGATTGATCCCCGCGCAGATGATATCGAGTTCGTGGCGCGGGATACCGAGCACATCGGCGATCTGATGGCAGCCCCCTTGGACGCCGTGGCACAAGCCGACGGTCCTGACGCCGCCGTATTGGTTGCACGCCCATGTCAACATGGCCATCGGATTCGAGTAGTTCATGAACAAGGCGTTGTCCGCGGCCACGTCCCGGATGTCCCTGCAGAAATCGAGCAGCGCCGGTATGCCGCGTTGGGCGTACATGATGCCGCCCGCGCAAAGCGTGTCGCCCACGCATTGGTCTATGCCGTATTTCAGCGGAATTTCGATATCGCGCTTGAATGCATCGAGACCGCCGACCCGCACCACGGAAAAAACGTAGTCCGCGCCTTCAAGGGCCTTGCGACGGTTGGTGGTGGCAATGAGTTTCGCCGGACTTTTATTGGCGGCGATGTCGCGCCGCACCAGTTGCGCCACCATGTCAAGATTGCGTTTGTTGATGTCCGTGAACGCAAATGCCGTATCGGCAAGATCGGGCACACTCAAAATATCCTGTACCAGTTTGCGGGTGAAACCGATGCTGCCGGCTCCGATCATCGTGACTTTGATGGACATGTAGAAATGTTCCTATGCAAGGTTATGTTTGGGACAGTGGACGATATGGACTTTATAGACAGCGCGTCGCCTTCATCCTTCCTCCTTCAATTCCTTTGCATGCGCCTTGATCTTCTTGAAGATAGCGACGATATCTTGCATGTCGTCTTCGGCGCCGAGAAGTAATTGGTGGACGAACCACATGCCGCTGCGGTAACAGAGATCCTCCGCAACGGGGCAATAATCCCGGCTGTAATCGTGCAGATGCGCATAACGGGCCATGACCGGCTGTTTGTACAGCGGCATCCCGTATCCCGCGCCAATAGGCAATCCCTCTGCCTCCGCAGCGGCCACGAATTTCTCCCGGGTACAGCCGAACGCGTCCGGATCGATTCGTACACAATAAAGGTGGTAACCGCGCCGCGTAATGCGCGGATCGCCCGGCTGCACCGTAATGCCCTCGATGTCACGCAGCCCCTCGTCCAAAATTGCGGCGTTTTGCTCGCGGAGAAGCGTCTGTTTCTCAAGCCGGGTGAGTTGGGCGCTTAGAATGGCCGCGGCGAATTCCGTCATCCGCGCATTGGTGCCAAGCAACGAATGGGCGTACCATTGCGCCCCCTTGAGGCGCCCGCAGTTCGTGATGGCCCTGCAACGTTCGGCAAGATCTTCGCCGTCTGTGAGGATGGCGCCGCCTTCGGCTGCGGTTATGTTTTTCGAATTTTGAAAACTGAACACGCCGGCGTTGCCAAGCGCGCCGGTTCCCTTTCCCTTCCACTTGGAACCCCACGAATGGCAGGCGTCCTCCATGACAATCAGGCCATGCCGGGCGGCGATTTCGTTGAGGCGGTCCATGTCGGCGATGCGTCCGGCGAAATGGACCGGCACGACAGCCTTCGTGCGCGGTGTGATGGCCGCTTCGACCGCATCCGGCGAAAGGCACCAGGACTCGTCAACATCCGCGAAGATGGGCGTCGCGCCGACGCGCAGCACCGAACTGGCGGTGGCCACAAAGGTATAGGGCGGCACAATGACTTCGTCGCCCGGTCCGATGCCCATGGCTTGAAAACAAATTTCGGCGGCGGCGGTGCCGCTCGAACATGTAACGCAATATGCGGCGTCCTGAAAGGCGGCATAGTCCGTCTCAAATTGTTTCACGCGTTCCCCAAACCACCATTTGCCGCTTTCCAACACCTCGTTGACGGCCCGGCGTTCGGTATCATCGAAAATAGGCCAAGTCGGCCATGCGCGCCCCGGATCCCGTACAGGCCGCCCCCCCAGCAATGCCAATTTGCCACTCGTGTTCGTAGACATTCCAATACACTCCTTGCCACTTGTTTCGACCGCGGAATTTATGCCCGCGAATTCGTTTTCCGTAATCTTCACACCGCCGCGGCCGCCTCACACCGATACAACACGGGCGACGGCGTCCAACAGATCCTCGACGCGGTACGGTTTATGCAAAAAACCCGCCAAACCTTTGCCCGCAAAGCGCTCCGTGGCGTCCTGTTCATTATATCCGCTCGACAGAATGACCGGCACGGAGGCATTGATGCGCCGCATTTCCGAAAAGGCTTCAAGCCCATCCATGTTGGGCATGGTCAAGTCGAGCACGACCGCCCGTAAATCCTTTTCACGATTCCTGAACAGGGCAACCCCTTCGACGCCGTCGCATGCCGTAATGACCTCGAACCCCTTGCCGCCAAGCGCATCCGCGGCCAAATCGCGGACAATCGCCTCGTCGTCAACCACCAGAATAAGCCCTTCGCCCTTCCATGCCCGATTGGAAACAATCGGCGCCGCCCAACATTCTTCAGGAGCCTCCGCGGCGGGAAACAGGACTTTGAATGAACTGCCTTTTCCAGGCTCGGAATAGACTTTCACGGCGCCCCGGTGCCCGCGCACAATCCCCAGCAACGCGGCCAATCCAAGCCCACGGCCGGCGAATTTGGTCGTAAAAAACGGGTCAAAAAGCCGCGCACGGATCTCCGGCGTCATGCCGCAGCCGGTATCGGACACTTCCAGAAAGGCATACCGGCCTTCGGGAAGCGCCTCGTCAAGGTAGGTTTCGGCCAAATAGGCACGGTCGCATTCAATGCAGCCCGTGGCGATCGTGATCGTACCCTGTCGATCGCCGATCGCCTCCGACGCGTTGATTATCAGGTTCATGACGATCTGGCGAATTTGTGTGGCATCGGCCTCGATGCAGGGTGTGTCGGCGGCAAAATGGCAACGCAGGGAACATTTCTTTGAGACGGACACTTCGAGCAGGTGCATCATTTCCTCGACCAGTTCCGAAAGATGGATTCGCTCGACGACAAAGCGTCCCTTGCCGCTGTAGGCGAGGAGTTGCCTGGTTAGATCCGCCGCCCGACGCGCGGCTATCTCGACCTGCTGGATGTTGGCCCGGGCGGGGGAAACCGGAGAAAGGGTCATCAACGCCAAACTGGCATGTCCCAGGATGCCGGTCAGCAGGTTGTTGAAGTCGTGGGCAATTCCCCCCGCCAGCACGCCAAGGCTTTCCAGTTTCTGCGTCTGCTGAATTTGCAGGTTGAGGCGCTCGCGTTCCTCGCGAATGCGTTTGATCTCGGTAATATCGCGCACGGAAACGAGCACAAGCATCTGTTCGCCAAGTTTTATCGTGCGACTGTTTACTTCCGTTGGGAAAATTTCGCCGTTTTTTCGCTTGCCTTGGGCTTCGATGAAGAATCCGCCCTTCAGGAGGTTTTCATCCTCAAAAGCCGGCAGGCGTTGGGCAAGATCCGCGGGCACCAGATCGGCGACCGACAGTCGTAGCATTTCCTCACGCGACCAGCCGTACATTTCACAGGCGGCCGTGTTACAGTCGAGAACGCGCCCATCCAGTTCCTCGAGGAAAATGGCCGTGGGAAACACATCGAACAGGGTGCGGTATTTCCACTCGCTTTGAAAAAGGGCCTCGTCGGATTGCCGCTGCCGAACCAGCCGCCACATTCCGTCCATCAGCAGCGACAATTGCCGCACGTCCGATTCGTCGTAATCCGTCGCCTTGTTGCCCACTCCCGCCACCAGCACAATCCGGTTTCCCTCGAAGACGGGAACGTTCATGTGGCGGTTGAGGTGAACATGTCCTTCCGGAAGCCCCTTTTTCCACGGGTTCGGCGCGGCATAATCGTTGGTGATGATGGGTTTCCGCTGACGGACCGCCTCGCCCCACAATCCCGTTTGTTCCACCGGGTATATCAGCGGTTTATCCGATATGAGGCATTCCTCCATAGCTTCGCGCGACCATGCGTACATGGTAAGAACGGATTCATCCTCATTGAGAAACGCCAGATAACCGACCGTGCTGCCGGCAAGGCGGATGGCCTCTTCCAGCGCAAAACTCGACAATTCCTGGAGTGATGCTCCGGCCATCTGGCCAAGTCGGTAAAGTGCTTCAAGTCGTTGCTCGTCAAGACGCAGGGCATCCTCGACACGCCGATGTTCGGTGATGTCGCGCCCAATGCCGACGATCCCCACGACACGCCCCTGTTCGTCTCGAATGGGCGCCTTGGTCGTGGAAAACCAGCGCGGATTGCCCACACTATCGAGTACCGGCTCCTCGATGGCTGTAATCGGCTCGCCCGTCAACATGACGTGATTTTCGTCCGCGAAATAACGAGCCGCCAATTCGGGCGGGTGGAAATCGAAATCGGTCTTGCCCAGAAGTTGCGAGACGTCCTCGTGCCCAAGCATGAGACGGGCCAACGCCTTGTTGCCCGCGATAAAACGACTCTTTTCATCCTTGAAAAAAATAAGATCGGGCATCGCGTCCATGAGCACCTGAAGAAGCCCGCTTTGGCGCGACAATGCATCCTTCGCGCACTGGGCGTCCGTGACGTCCCTCAGCATGCCTTCGACCACCCTCGTCCGCATCGCCGCATCCTCGACGACAAAGACGTCATGCACTACCCGGCGCCGGTTGCCCTTGCAGGTCGTAAATTCATATTCCCTGCCGCGAATCTCGCCGATGGAAGCCAGATCCCCGTGCAAAGCGGCCGCTTCCGGTCCCATCAGGTCCTGAATATTTTTCCCCGTAATTTCCTTCGGATCAAGGTCGAGATCCAGAATACGCGCCAAGGCGGGGTTTGCCAGCAGCACCACCCCATCGTCGTACCGGTAGCGATAAACGCCCTCGCCGGTAAATTCCAAAACACGGTGCAAGAGGTCCTGCATGGGCTTCCCCTATCGTTCCACAGTGGCCGTGTAATCCCGAAAAGACCGCTCGACTTCGCCCTTTTCGGCGTCGCCCGCGTGAATGTATAAACGGTACCGAAGTTGAAACGATTCGCCCGGTTTCAGCACATGTTCCTGCTCGTGCGGCCACGACGCGCCAAGGAACGCGTAATGGCGAAAAATCCAGCCGGGAAATGGATAACCGGGATTGGACGGATGCTCGAAGATGGCCACCCCGGCGCCGCCCTCTTTGGCCCACGACACATCCGCCCACGGCGTGTCGAATTGCAGCGCGTCTTCCGGGCAGACACCCTTGGCCGTGGTAAAAACAAAGGGCTTGTTCTTGGCGTCGGGGCGGAAACAGAATCCGCCATACCCTTTGTTTTTCGCGCCCAGAAACGTGACCGAATCCCCCGAAACGTTCGTGAGGCGAATATCGAAATCGAGCGGGCGGCCGGTTTCGCCGGACGGAAACGCCGTGATGCGCACCTCTTCCCGGACGACGGCCTTTTCGGGATCGGCATCGAACGCCCATCGGTTGCGGACCGCCATGACGGCCCTATCCGTGCCGGTTTCACGCGCGAGCCATTCCTCGTGGCGCTGCCGCACATTGCCCAGCGCCCATACGTCCATCGGACGTTCACCCGCCTTGCATTCCGGCCACGCCCAGAACACGCCTCGGTGATGAAAATGATCGATGGGGAAATCCTGGGTGATGACGTTGCCGTTCAGATCGTACAACGGATGGATGTAGCACGACCGGCTGAAATGCGCCGGCACGCCCTGCGGCGGGGCAACCATTTCGTAACGATAGGAATAGACCGGCTTGCCGTTTTCCAACAATGTGAGCGATCCATCCCGATCCTCGAACGTGAACTCGGCCATTGCCGCAACCGAAAACAACAATCCGACCATCACTCCCAGACGAATAGCCATGCCGCAATCCTTTCCAACAATTTCCTTCAATGTTCCGTTTACCCGGTCCAAGGCCATGCTTATTTCCAATTCACCGGCATGGACATCAATTCAATCACCGATGTTGGATGAGTTTCACGGGCCGTTCGCCTCGGTTCACCGGTTTTTTCCGGTCGAAGCACAGCCACCCGTTCGAAGGGCGCTTTGCATGCCACGGGCGGCGGCGGATTCTTCTTGAGTTTCCACAAGGCCGCCTCGGCTGCCTTGCGAATCATGGCGCGCGCCCGCACCGGCGTCGTGTGAACCGCGCCCGCATTTCGCTTGCGGTATTCGTCCACGGTGCATTCCTCGCCGGTTCCCGGCATCACGCCCCGTTTCACGGCGCACGTGACAATCCCCGGCGCCAGCGCCTCGGCCTCCTTCGTGAAGGCCAGATCGCCCGAGCCGAAAAAAGCCGGAACGCCCAGTTCCGCCGCGCACATTCCCAGTTGGCCGAATTCACCTATGGATAGGCCATTGATGGAAAGATCGATATAGGCGAAACTTTGGGTGTGCGCGAGATGCGCATATTCGGTAGAGGCCTTGGCGTGCTGGCCGACCCACGCCACGCCCGAAAAACTTTCATCCAAACCGAATGGCCACGCCTTCGCGCCCCAGCCGCGCGCATACTCGACGCGCGGATCGAGCATCTCGATGTCTATTCCGCCCCATCCGTGGCCGTCCGCCACCTGCACATAGGTTGCGCCCCCCGCGAAGAAACCCTCCACCGCCGCATTGACTTCGAGCGTCAGCAAACGGCAACCAACCGAATAGAACCGGGAATCCGGCATGCACCAATCTTCCGAATTCTTGACCCCCGCCACCCCTTCCATGTCGGTCATCAACAGCACTTTCATCGCTCGCCATTCCTCCTGCCGCATTATTGCAAGAATACCGGCGGCAGGCAATATTCATCAAATTTGGATAAGGGCAAGCGATCCGCGCCCTTTGCTCATGGCAGCGGCTGCACCGATTCACGACAGCGCTCTTTTTCGCGTTCAATACGCTTGAAAGCGGCATAGGTACAGGTGACGCCGGCCATGTACACGGGATTTTGGCGATGGTTGCCGTCCGGGTGCATGCATTCCCACGGCGAGCCGAATTCGGATCCTTTGCGGTAGTCGCCTTCTCGAAGTTCGGCGATGTATTCGTTGGCGAGTTTGCGGGCGAGATCGAAATCGGTTTGGGCCATGGCATAGCAGACCCAGCCGGTGGGCGTGCCCCAATATGCGCCGTTCTGATAGCGGTTCTTTGGACATAGAGCCTTCTCCCATGCGGTCGTGGAGCTGTAATCGTCCGTTGTGATCACATGCCGGATGTTGCCGCGCCAGGCCAGCGATCCATCGCGATACGCTTGGGCAAGCGCCTTGCAGACGGCTCCTGCTTGGGCCTCGTCAACCGCACCGATATAAACGGCGTAGGCCGAACCCCAGACATCGGGTTGCCCGCTGGTTACCGTGGAGGCGCGAAGGAGTCCCTTGCCCGTGGCGAACGTGGCCGGAATGGCCATGCGGATCATGGCCGCGACGTCATGATATTCGCTGGCCTTGTCCGGTTTTTCGATGCGTTCATAAAATCGGGCCATTTCGTCGGCGGCTTGGTATTTAAGGAGCGAGGCGAACAGGACGTCGCCGGTATGGGTAATCGTGTCCACGAATCCAAAGGTCACGCCACGGTTGTCCGCTTCGCAGTGGACAAGGCCATTGTCGGCGCGCGAAGGTGGTACATGAAACGCGCGGTCGAGCCGGTCAATGAGCGGAATACCGTCTATTTCCCGGGTAAGAATGTCTGTGTCACCGGCAAGTTCGGCATAGGCCGCGGCCATTTGGATGAAATAGAAGTGGTCGTCGAACGCCGGGAGATAACCCCATGCGTCCCCGCCCTGTCCTTCGAAATCGTCCAGCGTACCGGGAAAGAAAATGGGCTTGCCGTCGAGCGTGATATGATCGGGAATCGCGCCGGGTGGCACGAAACTCCCGCTGCGCAGGCGCCACGGTTTGTCCTGTTGGCATCGCGCCGTGAGCAACAGAGCATGGCGCTGTTCTTCAGGTGTAATGAATCCCGATTCGAGCGACATGGCGTAGTCGCGGATCCAGAACGCGGGATAGCAGTCGCGGCCGCCGGGCCGGATCAATGTGCCACCGGTCGTGTTCGGTCCGATCTTCCCCACTCCCCCACCCGGCGCAACCCGCGATGCCTCGACGACCGATGCCGCGATCGTTTCAAGAAATTCCCAATCGTCGGATTCAAGAAGATTCATGGCGGTCTCCGAAGGCGCGAAATTGGACCCACATGCGGCCAGGACTATCAAGACAGGCCGAAGATTACAACCGTATATGGATATTGTTCTTTTCAAGGTAACGCACAAAGAGATAGGTAACACCGAAAAAAACCGCAAACGCCAAGAAAGCATACCACATCGGCGAGTCGCCCGGTGTCAGCGGCGCAACGGCGTTCTGCACCGTTGAATGGATAAGATAGGCCGCAAGCGCATTCGTGCCGAAGGTGCGGAAGACACCCAAACGCAACGGGGACATATCGCACGCGACGACAAACAGTGCATAAAGCAGTAGTGAAATGCCTGCGCCGTAAGTTGTGTACGACACGCTGCATGCCGTCTGGCTCATCGTCCACATGTCCTGCGGGAGCGCCGGTGGCGTAAAGGGCAACGCGGCAAGCCAGCGCCATGCACCCTGCAAGGGATTGTTTCCGATAAGCGCATGATGGACGTTATTCAGGCACGAGAGGCCGTATCCCAGCAG
The window above is part of the Candidatus Hydrogenedentota bacterium genome. Proteins encoded here:
- a CDS encoding alpha-glucosidase/alpha-galactosidase, yielding MSIKVTMIGAGSIGFTRKLVQDILSVPDLADTAFAFTDINKRNLDMVAQLVRRDIAANKSPAKLIATTNRRKALEGADYVFSVVRVGGLDAFKRDIEIPLKYGIDQCVGDTLCAGGIMYAQRGIPALLDFCRDIRDVAADNALFMNYSNPMAMLTWACNQYGGVRTVGLCHGVQGGCHQIADVLGIPRHELDIICAGINHQTWYISVKHRGRELTDRLLEAFEKHPVYSKTEKVRIDMMRRFGYYTTESNGHVSEYVPWYRKRSSEIMRWIDLSSWINGETGGYLRDCTENRNWFETEFPRWLEEPARVFSAENRSEEHGSRIIEALETGRIYRGFFNVVNNGCISNLPDDCIVEAPGYVDGNGINMPRVGNLPLACAATCHASVQVQRMAVEAAVHGDVTLLKQAMLHDPLCAAVCNPEEIWQMADEMLVALAPWLPQYRHEIPKAKKRLATSRPLGVYKGPGAARLKTRTIAEIRRGAQPVRLSPRTGR
- a CDS encoding M55 family metallopeptidase, whose protein sequence is MKVLLMTDMEGVAGVKNSEDWCMPDSRFYSVGCRLLTLEVNAAVEGFFAGGATYVQVADGHGWGGIDIEMLDPRVEYARGWGAKAWPFGLDESFSGVAWVGQHAKASTEYAHLAHTQSFAYIDLSINGLSIGEFGQLGMCAAELGVPAFFGSGDLAFTKEAEALAPGIVTCAVKRGVMPGTGEECTVDEYRKRNAGAVHTTPVRARAMIRKAAEAALWKLKKNPPPPVACKAPFERVAVLRPEKTGEPRRTARETHPTSVIELMSMPVNWK
- a CDS encoding type IV pilus twitching motility protein PilT, giving the protein MSFFEDILTYAVKNGASDVHLTVGSPPAVRIDGVIRFLRGEALTPKDTSGFVDEILNADQKDRFLKTGDMDVALSISGLGRFRVNVLRQRGSVGIVMRHVRSKILDLAALHLPEALDRICEMRRGLVLVTGTTGSGKSTTLASLIDRINDTQRLHIVTLEDPIEYLHSNKKSIVTQREMAIDTRDFSVALRAAMREDPDVILIGEMRDPETFAAAMSAAETGHLVFSTLHTTNAMMSVDRILDLFPSNQHDQIRSQLSLQLRALVAQRLLPTADGKGRVPAVEIMFNNPAIAALIRENNIKQIPLAIAGGREDGMQTFNNSLVGLIKQKLITEEEAMYASDNPEELRMNLQGIFLSQGRGGILKK
- a CDS encoding PAS domain S-box protein, which encodes MQDLLHRVLEFTGEGVYRYRYDDGVVLLANPALARILDLDLDPKEITGKNIQDLMGPEAAALHGDLASIGEIRGREYEFTTCKGNRRRVVHDVFVVEDAAMRTRVVEGMLRDVTDAQCAKDALSRQSGLLQVLMDAMPDLIFFKDEKSRFIAGNKALARLMLGHEDVSQLLGKTDFDFHPPELAARYFADENHVMLTGEPITAIEEPVLDSVGNPRWFSTTKAPIRDEQGRVVGIVGIGRDITEHRRVEDALRLDEQRLEALYRLGQMAGASLQELSSFALEEAIRLAGSTVGYLAFLNEDESVLTMYAWSREAMEECLISDKPLIYPVEQTGLWGEAVRQRKPIITNDYAAPNPWKKGLPEGHVHLNRHMNVPVFEGNRIVLVAGVGNKATDYDESDVRQLSLLMDGMWRLVRQRQSDEALFQSEWKYRTLFDVFPTAIFLEELDGRVLDCNTAACEMYGWSREEMLRLSVADLVPADLAQRLPAFEDENLLKGGFFIEAQGKRKNGEIFPTEVNSRTIKLGEQMLVLVSVRDITEIKRIREERERLNLQIQQTQKLESLGVLAGGIAHDFNNLLTGILGHASLALMTLSPVSPARANIQQVEIAARRAADLTRQLLAYSGKGRFVVERIHLSELVEEMMHLLEVSVSKKCSLRCHFAADTPCIEADATQIRQIVMNLIINASEAIGDRQGTITIATGCIECDRAYLAETYLDEALPEGRYAFLEVSDTGCGMTPEIRARLFDPFFTTKFAGRGLGLAALLGIVRGHRGAVKVYSEPGKGSSFKVLFPAAEAPEECWAAPIVSNRAWKGEGLILVVDDEAIVRDLAADALGGKGFEVITACDGVEGVALFRNREKDLRAVVLDLTMPNMDGLEAFSEMRRINASVPVILSSGYNEQDATERFAGKGLAGFLHKPYRVEDLLDAVARVVSV
- a CDS encoding alpha/beta fold hydrolase; protein product: MRLISRSSVRKGLYVLLLGGAGFYGLIVAGVWAIQDRLLFGRRSTALVQTPDALKWAYEDVWSETPDGRTHGWWIPHENARGAVLYSHGSGKNISHYLDDMALLRDLGFSILMYDYGGYGQSTGKPSEARCHADIRAMWNHLVNVRKIPPERIVLMGSSMGGGVTADLAAEVVAGAVILEATFTSIPDVVSSAHPWIPARLIARHRFANIEKVGRIRSPVLIIHSVDDATVPFAQARMLYERVAAPKTFLEIHGSHGGGKFASREQYTAGLGAFLDQYVNGATGAIS
- a CDS encoding DegT/DnrJ/EryC1/StrS family aminotransferase, encoding MSTNTSGKLALLGGRPVRDPGRAWPTWPIFDDTERRAVNEVLESGKWWFGERVKQFETDYAAFQDAAYCVTCSSGTAAAEICFQAMGIGPGDEVIVPPYTFVATASSVLRVGATPIFADVDESWCLSPDAVEAAITPRTKAVVPVHFAGRIADMDRLNEIAARHGLIVMEDACHSWGSKWKGKGTGALGNAGVFSFQNSKNITAAEGGAILTDGEDLAERCRAITNCGRLKGAQWYAHSLLGTNARMTEFAAAILSAQLTRLEKQTLLREQNAAILDEGLRDIEGITVQPGDPRITRRGYHLYCVRIDPDAFGCTREKFVAAAEAEGLPIGAGYGMPLYKQPVMARYAHLHDYSRDYCPVAEDLCYRSGMWFVHQLLLGAEDDMQDIVAIFKKIKAHAKELKEEG
- a CDS encoding PmoA family protein, which translates into the protein MAIRLGVMVGLLFSVAAMAEFTFEDRDGSLTLLENGKPVYSYRYEMVAPPQGVPAHFSRSCYIHPLYDLNGNVITQDFPIDHFHHRGVFWAWPECKAGERPMDVWALGNVRQRHEEWLARETGTDRAVMAVRNRWAFDADPEKAVVREEVRITAFPSGETGRPLDFDIRLTNVSGDSVTFLGAKNKGYGGFCFRPDAKNKPFVFTTAKGVCPEDALQFDTPWADVSWAKEGGAGVAIFEHPSNPGYPFPGWIFRHYAFLGASWPHEQEHVLKPGESFQLRYRLYIHAGDAEKGEVERSFRDYTATVER